The DNA segment CAAACAGCCAAAGCTTTAACAAGCCTCCAGCGGCGCATACGCCAATACCAGCCACTTGGCACCGTCATCAAAGTTAACCTGGATTCGGGTGTGATGGCCGCTGCCTTCGCTGTTCATCACCGTGCCTTCGCCGAACTTCGGATGCATTACGCGCTGCCCCAGGCTGAAACCAGACTGCTTGGCGGATTCCTGACTGAACATACTTTCGTTAGGCCGCGCCACCATGGCTGGGCGGGTCACCGTATTGCGCAGCCGAACCTCTTGAATACAGTCGCCAGGGATTTCCCGCACGAACCGCGACAGCGCATTGAACTTCTCCTGACCGTACAAACGGCGGGATTCGGCGTAGGTTATTATCAGCTTCTTCATCGCGCGGGTAATACCCACATACGCAAGACGGCGCTCTTCCTCCATACGCCCCGGTTCCTCCAACGACATGCTGTGGGGGAACAGACCTTCTTCAACGCCGGCCATGAACACCAGCGGGAATTCCAACCCTTTTGCGGAGTGCAGGGTCATTAATTGCACGCTGTCTTCGTGGTCTTCCGCTTGAGCTTCACCGGCGTCCAAAGCAGCCTGGGCGATGAATTCCGACAGCGGATCAATGCCCTCCTCCACTTCGTAAGTCGTCAACGCATTTACCAGTTCTTCCAGGTTTTCCACCCGCCCCTGACCTTTTTCACCTTTTTCGCTGGCGTGGTACTCCTTCAGGCCGCTGTCGTCGATAGTCTGCTGCATTAGGCCATGCAATGTGCCGTGTTCAGCCAGCGCGGACAGTTCTTCGATGATCGACAGAAATTTCTGCAATCCGGTTTTTGCGCGGCCTTTCATCTGCCCGGCGTCCAGCATGCGCTGGGCGGATTCCCACATTGAGATGCTTTGCTCGCCGGCGTATTGGCGCAAATCGGCCAGGCTTTTGGCCCCTATGCCGCGCGGTGGCAGGTTTACCACCCGCTCAAACGCCGCGTCATCGCGGCGGTAATGCACCAGGCGCAGATAAGCCAGTGCGTTGCGAATTTCCTGGCGATCGTAGAAGCGCAGGCCGCCATAAACCCGATACGGGATGCCCTGACGCATCAGCGATTCTTCCAATACGCGGGATTGGGCGTTGGAACGGTAGAGAATGGCGCATTCGGCGCGCAGGTTGCCGTCTTGCACCCAGCTGGTGATGGTGTCGGCAATGTAGTTGGCTTCGTCTTGCTCGTTAAATGCGGCGTAAAGGCTGACCGGCTCACCGTCAACCCCGTCGCTCCACAGCTCTTTACCCAGGCGGCCCTGGTTGTTGTCTATCACCCCGTTGGCGGCTTTCAAAATCAACTTGGTCGAGCGGTAATTCTGTTCCAATTTTACTAGGCGGGCATTGGGAAAATCGCGCTGGTACTGCTGGATGTTTTCGACTTTGGCGCCGCGCCAGCCGTAGATGGACTGGTCGTCGTCGCCCACCACGGTTAATGGCACGCGGTTGCTGGCCAGCACTTGCAGCCAGGCGTATTGAATAGTGTTGGTGTCTTGAAACTCGTCCACCAAAATATGTTGGAAGCGCTGCTGATAATGAGCCAGCAGTTCTGGGCGGTGCAGCCAGAGTTCGTGAGAGCGCAGCAGCAATTCGCCAAAATCCACCAGGCCGCTTTGCTGACACAGTTTTTCGTACTGGCGGTACACTCGCACCATGGTGCTGGTGAAGTGATCGCCGGGATTTTCCTGAATATTGTCAGCGCGCAGGCCTTCGTCTTTCTGGCTGCTAATCCACCACTGGGCCTGTTTGGGCGGAAATTGGGCTTCGTCGATCTGGGCTTCGCGCATTACGCGTTTCACCATGCGCAGCTGGTCGTCGCTGTCCAGCACCTGAAAGTTTTCCGGCAGGTTTGCGTCTTTCCAGTGGGAGCGCAGCAGGCGATGGGCAATACCGTGAAAAGTGCCAATCCACAGGCCACGAGAAGGTATGTTCATCATACCCTCAATGCGGTGACGCATTTCCTTGGCGGCTTTGTTGGTAAAAGTCACCGCCAAAAGGCCAGTTGCCGGTACCCGGTTCACCTGCATCTGCCACGCCATACGGTGCACCAGCACTCGGGTTTTGCCACTACCGGCACCGGCCAGAACCAGTAAGTGATCGCTTTGTTCCGTCACCGCCTCGCGTTGGGCGTCGTTCAGGCCGTCGATAATGTAGGAAACGTCCATAAAATGTCGCTACTGGTTAAATAAACAGGTCGGGAAGTATACCAGCCTTGAATCGCCCTTGCCGAATATGGGTGCAAGGGGGCAAATTCCACGGGTTTTAGCCAAAAAAACGGTGAGCCGCAGCCCACCGTTTTCGTTCACGCTTTCACGCTTTCACTAACAAACGATAACGCTTGTTTGGCTAGCCAGCGCGATTAAAACCCGCGGGGTACGGTTTGCGCTTCGGTGAATTCAAACAGCCCTTCTTCGCCGCCTTCACGGCCAGTACCCGACATTTTCATACCACCAAACGGCGCCTCTGGCGTGGGGCCGGTGCCAGTGTTCCAGCCCACGTGACCAAAGCGCAGCCCGGCCGCTACGCGCTGGGCGCGTTTGACATCCGCTGTGAACACATAAGAGGCCAGGCCAAACTCGGTGTCGTTGCCGGCAGCGATGACGTCGTTTTCATCGCTAAAGCTGGCAATGGGCACCAGCGGGCCAAAGGTTTCTTCCCGCGAGCAAACCATTTGCGGGGTTACGCCAGTGATGACCGTGGGCGGGAAAAACAAATCGTCATCGTTCAACTCTGACGGCTTTTTACCGGCTACCAAAGTGGCGCCCTGCTCTAACGCATTTTCCAAGTGGCGTTTGACCTTATTGTAGCCATCACGGTTGATCAGCGGGCCTAGGTCCACATCACCGTTGATGCCGTCACCCACGGTCATTTTTCTTACCCGTTCGGCCAGTTTCTGGCTGAAGCTGTCGACAATTTTTTCGTGGGCAAAAATACGGTTTGCGCACACGCAGGTCTGGCCGCTGCCGCGGAATTTATTGGCCACCAGGTTATCAACCGCGGCGTCCAGGTCGGCGTCGTCAAACACGATAAACGGCGCGTTACCACCCAGCTCCAGCGCCAGTTTTTTCACTGAATAAGCGCTGTCTATGATCAGCTGGCGCCCCACTTCGGTGGAACCGGTAAAGCTGAGCATGGGCACATCCGGGCTTTCGCTCAGCACTTTGCCGATCATGCTGGCCTTACCCATCACCAAATTCACCATACCCGCGGGCAGATCAACGTATTTATCCATCAGAGTAAACAGCGCAACCATCGTCAGCGGGGTGGCGCTGGCGGGTTTGATCACCGACGGGCAACCGGCTGCCAGGGCCGCCGACAGCTTTTTTGCAATCATGCCAATGGGGAAGTTCCAAGGCGTAATCAGGCCCACTACGCCGACCGGGCGAAAATGCACGGTCCAACTGCAACCTTTGGGCTTTTGGTTCAGGTTCCGCGGGCTTAACACCTCAATATTTTTAGCGCAGTAATCGAAGAAGCCGGCAGCGTAGTCCACTTCGCCCTGAGCTTCGTTTAACGGTTTGCCGTGTTCAAGGCACAAAATACGGCCCATCTCTGCGCGATTGGCAGTTAGGGCATCACGAATGTCTTCCAGCCACTTACGGCGGGTTTCCAGCGGGTAAGGCGCGGTCAGTTTTTCGGCCTTTTTTGCCGCAGCTATGGCATCGTGCACCTGTTGCTCGGTTACAAACGGCACCTTCGCAATAACGGCACCGGTTGCCGGGTTATCCACGTCAAAGGTCTCAGCAGCGGCTTGTTGCCACTGGCCACCGGCGTATCCGGTTATGTTCTGCAATAACGGTGATTCGATCATTCAGGCTCCCTTACGTAATAGTTAGGCTGTTGCAATAGCGCTCAAGCTGCTGCGATACGATCTGAACGCTCGATCGCAGAAACGCAAATTCTTCCTAACTATAGTGGATGCTGTCCAGCAACCTGTAAAGCTGGCAGCACTTTTTGCGGACTACGTTTTTTTGACCCACGCCAGTCAGTGCCTATACTCGGGTGAGCATGCACTACCGCTCTCTAAAAAGGCCTCCGTAATATGAAAGCATTTTTTCACCCCGCACAAGATCAGCACAGCCCGCAGTCGTACTTTACCCGCGGCCAAATGCGCCAACCGCAAGAAGTGGCAGATCGCACCCGGGAAATGTTGGCGGGCCTGAAGGCCAGCGGTATTCCGGTGCTGCATCCGGCTGACCAAGGTGCGGGCCCCATTGGCAAGGTGCACGATCTGAGTTATCTACGTTTTCTGGAATCTGCCCACAGGCGTTGGAAAGCGATGGGCGATGACTGGGGCGATGAGGTCATGTCCAATATTTTTGTGCACAGCCCCAACGCCTTGAAAGGCGTTCTGGCCGAGGCCGCACGTTACCAGGCCGACGGAAGCAGCCCCATTGGCAAGCACACCTGGGACGCCGCCTACTGGTCGGCACAGACCGCCCTGGGCGCGGCCGACGCCTTGATGGCAGGCGAGCACATCACCTATGCCGTATGCCGCCCGCCAGGCCATCACGCCCGCCGCGCAGCCGCCGGTGGTTTCTGCTATCTGAATAACGCGGCCATTGCTGCCGAGCGCCTGCGCAGCCGATATCAGCGCGTGGCCATACTCGACACCGACATGCATCACGGCCAAGGTATTCAAGAGATTTTCTACAACCGCAGCGACGTACTTTACGTTTCGGTGCATGGCGACCCCACCAACTTTTACCCGGTGGTGGCCGGTTATGAAGAAGAACGCGGCGAAGGCGAAGGCTACGGCTACAACATCAACTTACCCATGCCCCACGGCTCCGATGAAGAGTTTTTTTTCGGCAAGGTCGAAGAAGCCCTGACCGCGCTGAAGCTTTACCAGCCAGATGTTATTGTACTGGCCTTGGGCTTTGATATTTACAAGAACGACCCGCAAGCCAAAGTGTCGGTGTCCAGCGAGGGCTTCTGTCGTTTGGGCAGCCACATTCGCCAACTGGGTCTGCCAACACTGACGGTGCAGGAAGGCGGTTATGACCTAGACACCCTGAGTCACAATGTGCAGCAATTTTTTAAGGGCCTGACGGGCTGAGTCCTGTTGCGGTAAGGCACGTTGAAGACAGTTTCGGTGGATTCCAGCCCAGTCTGGAATCCAGCATTATTGGGTAGCACATCGCCAAAAAAACACTTAGTGTAGCGCCTCGGCCGCCGGCAATCGGACGAGCACCCGTGTGGTGGAGGATGCTGGCCGCATACCAAGGAGTTTTACGACCGATGAATGAACCCACCATCAACGCGTTGGTGTCGCCCGAAGGCAGCCTCGAAATCCTGTCTAACCATGAAGTAAACCGCCTGAAAGACCGCAGTGAAGGCGGCCTTTACCGGCTGTTCCGCCAATGCGCACTGGCAGTACTGAATACCGGCGTGGTTACCGACGATTGCCAGGATTTGATGTCGGCCCACAGCGACTTTGAGGTGCACCTGGTACCCCAGCCCCGCGGCCTGAAACTGGAACTGATCAACGCACCCCACCATGCCTTTGTCGACAATGAAATGCTGCGCGCCAATCGCGAACATTTGTTTTCGGTGTTGCGCGACATCGTATACACCCATTCCAGCCCGCTGTTCATTGAAGCCAACCGGCATCCGCAGCCGGAAGATCTGACCAACATGGTGTTTCACATTCTGCGCAACGCGCGCGTGCTGAAACCGGGGCGACAGCCAGACATGGTGGTGTGTTGGGGTGGCCATTCCATCAGCCATGAAGAATACCAATACAGCAAAGAAGTGGGCCACCAGTTGGGTCTGCGTGAACTGAGCATTTGCACCGGCTGCGGCCCCGGCGCCATGAAGGGCCCTATGAAAGGCGCCACCATAGGCCACGCCAAGCAGCGGGTAAAAGACGGTCGCTACATTGGCATTACCGAACCCGGCATTATCGGCGCCGAGGCACCCAATCCGATTGTGAACGAACTGGTGATCATGCCGGATATAGAAAAACGCCTGGAAGCCTTCGTGCGCCTTGGCCACGGCGTGATTGTATTCCCCGGTGGTGTGGGCACAGCAGAAGAAATTCTTTACCTCTTGGGTATTCTGTTGCACCCAGACAACGCCGATATTCCCTTCCCGGTGGTGTTTACCGGCAGGCGCGAGAACGCTGATTATTTTGAAATGATCGACAAGTTCATCCGCAACGCCTTGGGTGACGACGCCGCAAAGCGCTATGAAATCATCATCGACGATCCGGTGCGGGTAGCGCGCACCATGAAACTCGGGATGCAAGAGGTCGAAACCTTCCGCCGCGCCATGCAAGACGCCTATTACTTTAATTGGACGTTAAAAATAGACCCTGTGTTTCAGCTGCCATTTGAGCCGGACCACGCCAACATGCGCGCCTTGGAACTGCATCGCGATCAGCCAGTGCACTTGATTGCGGCAAATCTGCGCAAAGCCTTCAGCGGTATTGTTGCGGGTAACGTAAAGGAAGAAGGAATTCAAAAGGTGCGCGCACATGGCCCGTTCGAAATTGCGGGCGACCCCAGCCTGATTAAGCCTTTGGAAGCCATGCTGGAACAGTTTGTGGCTCAAAACCGGATGAAACTACCCGGCACCTCGGCTTATCGGCCAAGCTACCGGATTATTAGCAAGGCATAGCCTGTCGTCTGGCTAAGTTGACGGACACCTTGGCCAGACGAAACAACACCTCACTCTTTTGCAAAACGAACTGCTGGATAGTTTACTTGCCGCCGGCAGGCAGACTGGAAAAATACGCCGACAGGTCGGCAATATCTTCATCACTGAGTGCCATTGCCTGACCCTGCATAATAGCCGCCATGCCGCCATTACGTTCCTTGCTTCTATAGGCTTTCAGTGACGACACCAAATACATCTCGTGCTGGCCCGCCAGATTCGGATACATCGGGATCAATGCAATACCGTTCT comes from the Marinobacter psychrophilus genome and includes:
- a CDS encoding histone deacetylase family protein, translating into MKAFFHPAQDQHSPQSYFTRGQMRQPQEVADRTREMLAGLKASGIPVLHPADQGAGPIGKVHDLSYLRFLESAHRRWKAMGDDWGDEVMSNIFVHSPNALKGVLAEAARYQADGSSPIGKHTWDAAYWSAQTALGAADALMAGEHITYAVCRPPGHHARRAAAGGFCYLNNAAIAAERLRSRYQRVAILDTDMHHGQGIQEIFYNRSDVLYVSVHGDPTNFYPVVAGYEEERGEGEGYGYNINLPMPHGSDEEFFFGKVEEALTALKLYQPDVIVLALGFDIYKNDPQAKVSVSSEGFCRLGSHIRQLGLPTLTVQEGGYDLDTLSHNVQQFFKGLTG
- the uvrD gene encoding DNA helicase II; amino-acid sequence: MDVSYIIDGLNDAQREAVTEQSDHLLVLAGAGSGKTRVLVHRMAWQMQVNRVPATGLLAVTFTNKAAKEMRHRIEGMMNIPSRGLWIGTFHGIAHRLLRSHWKDANLPENFQVLDSDDQLRMVKRVMREAQIDEAQFPPKQAQWWISSQKDEGLRADNIQENPGDHFTSTMVRVYRQYEKLCQQSGLVDFGELLLRSHELWLHRPELLAHYQQRFQHILVDEFQDTNTIQYAWLQVLASNRVPLTVVGDDDQSIYGWRGAKVENIQQYQRDFPNARLVKLEQNYRSTKLILKAANGVIDNNQGRLGKELWSDGVDGEPVSLYAAFNEQDEANYIADTITSWVQDGNLRAECAILYRSNAQSRVLEESLMRQGIPYRVYGGLRFYDRQEIRNALAYLRLVHYRRDDAAFERVVNLPPRGIGAKSLADLRQYAGEQSISMWESAQRMLDAGQMKGRAKTGLQKFLSIIEELSALAEHGTLHGLMQQTIDDSGLKEYHASEKGEKGQGRVENLEELVNALTTYEVEEGIDPLSEFIAQAALDAGEAQAEDHEDSVQLMTLHSAKGLEFPLVFMAGVEEGLFPHSMSLEEPGRMEEERRLAYVGITRAMKKLIITYAESRRLYGQEKFNALSRFVREIPGDCIQEVRLRNTVTRPAMVARPNESMFSQESAKQSGFSLGQRVMHPKFGEGTVMNSEGSGHHTRIQVNFDDGAKWLVLAYAPLEAC
- a CDS encoding c-type cytochrome, translated to MKLKHFAVAGLFAISAALPMMASAGDAAAGKAKAAVCAACHGQNGIALIPMYPNLAGQHEMYLVSSLKAYRSKERNGGMAAIMQGQAMALSDEDIADLSAYFSSLPAGGK
- the ppnN gene encoding nucleotide 5'-monophosphate nucleosidase PpnN; its protein translation is MNEPTINALVSPEGSLEILSNHEVNRLKDRSEGGLYRLFRQCALAVLNTGVVTDDCQDLMSAHSDFEVHLVPQPRGLKLELINAPHHAFVDNEMLRANREHLFSVLRDIVYTHSSPLFIEANRHPQPEDLTNMVFHILRNARVLKPGRQPDMVVCWGGHSISHEEYQYSKEVGHQLGLRELSICTGCGPGAMKGPMKGATIGHAKQRVKDGRYIGITEPGIIGAEAPNPIVNELVIMPDIEKRLEAFVRLGHGVIVFPGGVGTAEEILYLLGILLHPDNADIPFPVVFTGRRENADYFEMIDKFIRNALGDDAAKRYEIIIDDPVRVARTMKLGMQEVETFRRAMQDAYYFNWTLKIDPVFQLPFEPDHANMRALELHRDQPVHLIAANLRKAFSGIVAGNVKEEGIQKVRAHGPFEIAGDPSLIKPLEAMLEQFVAQNRMKLPGTSAYRPSYRIISKA
- a CDS encoding aldehyde dehydrogenase family protein: MIESPLLQNITGYAGGQWQQAAAETFDVDNPATGAVIAKVPFVTEQQVHDAIAAAKKAEKLTAPYPLETRRKWLEDIRDALTANRAEMGRILCLEHGKPLNEAQGEVDYAAGFFDYCAKNIEVLSPRNLNQKPKGCSWTVHFRPVGVVGLITPWNFPIGMIAKKLSAALAAGCPSVIKPASATPLTMVALFTLMDKYVDLPAGMVNLVMGKASMIGKVLSESPDVPMLSFTGSTEVGRQLIIDSAYSVKKLALELGGNAPFIVFDDADLDAAVDNLVANKFRGSGQTCVCANRIFAHEKIVDSFSQKLAERVRKMTVGDGINGDVDLGPLINRDGYNKVKRHLENALEQGATLVAGKKPSELNDDDLFFPPTVITGVTPQMVCSREETFGPLVPIASFSDENDVIAAGNDTEFGLASYVFTADVKRAQRVAAGLRFGHVGWNTGTGPTPEAPFGGMKMSGTGREGGEEGLFEFTEAQTVPRGF